One genomic region from Dehalobacter restrictus DSM 9455 encodes:
- the queC gene encoding 7-cyano-7-deazaguanine synthase QueC, giving the protein MQKNEKALVIFSGGQDSTTCLFWARQLFAEVIALSFDYGQKHRLELDCAREICAKHQIEHHLLDLSLLNQLAPNSLTRPEIEVEKNSPPDRLPNTFVDGRNMLFLSFAAVFAKQRGVRHLITGVSQSDYSGYPDCRDIFVKSLNVTLNLAMDYEFVIHTPLMWIDKAETWKLADDLGVLAMIQEETLTCYNGIKGDGCGECPACLLRKKGYQRYCSGMK; this is encoded by the coding sequence ATGCAAAAAAATGAAAAAGCTTTGGTCATTTTTAGCGGCGGCCAGGACAGTACGACCTGTCTTTTTTGGGCCAGACAGTTATTTGCAGAAGTCATTGCCCTGTCCTTTGATTATGGGCAAAAACACCGGCTGGAATTGGATTGTGCCAGAGAAATATGTGCTAAGCACCAGATTGAGCATCATCTGCTGGATCTCAGTTTATTAAATCAGCTTGCACCGAATTCGTTGACCAGGCCGGAGATTGAAGTTGAGAAAAATTCGCCGCCCGACCGGTTACCGAACACATTTGTGGACGGCAGGAATATGCTCTTTCTGTCGTTTGCAGCTGTTTTTGCCAAACAGAGGGGAGTAAGACATTTGATCACCGGCGTTTCTCAGAGTGATTACAGCGGTTATCCGGACTGTCGGGATATTTTTGTTAAGTCCCTGAATGTAACCCTTAATCTCGCCATGGATTACGAATTTGTGATTCATACCCCTCTGATGTGGATCGACAAGGCGGAAACCTGGAAACTGGCTGACGATCTCGGTGTGCTTGCAATGATTCAAGAAGAGACATTGACCTGTTATAACGGTATCAAAGGTGATGGGTGTGGGGAATGTCCTGCGTGTCTACTGCGGAAAAAGGGATATCAAAGATATTGCAGCGGAATGAAATAA
- the queE gene encoding putative 7-carboxy-7-deazaguanine synthase QueE produces MKYRVAEIFSSINGEGPRAGELAVFVRFAGCNLQCTYCDTRWANEGGVSYREMTGAELYKQVLATGIKNVTLTGGEPLIQPGIAALTDLLCQDPALSVEIETNGSVSLKPFCTEADRRPGFTMDYKLASSGMEDKMVLANFEVLTCRDAVKFVVGDQNDLARACEIISAYGLIKKTAVFISPVFAHIAPSEIVKFMIVHQMEGVCLQLQLHKVIWDPEKRGV; encoded by the coding sequence ATGAAATACAGGGTTGCAGAAATTTTTTCAAGCATTAACGGAGAGGGACCGCGGGCAGGAGAACTGGCTGTTTTTGTCAGATTTGCCGGGTGTAATCTGCAATGTACTTACTGTGACACCCGCTGGGCTAATGAAGGGGGTGTTTCTTACCGGGAAATGACGGGAGCGGAGCTCTATAAACAGGTCCTGGCCACAGGTATAAAGAACGTCACGCTGACAGGCGGGGAGCCGTTGATACAACCTGGTATTGCAGCGCTGACCGACTTGCTGTGCCAGGATCCGGCACTTTCCGTCGAGATTGAAACGAATGGCAGCGTCAGTCTGAAGCCCTTTTGCACAGAGGCTGACCGCCGTCCGGGATTTACGATGGACTACAAACTTGCTTCGAGCGGTATGGAGGACAAGATGGTTTTAGCAAATTTTGAGGTCCTGACATGCCGGGATGCCGTGAAATTCGTGGTTGGCGATCAAAACGATCTGGCAAGGGCGTGCGAAATCATAAGTGCCTACGGCCTGATCAAGAAAACTGCGGTATTTATCAGTCCTGTTTTTGCACACATTGCGCCGTCTGAGATCGTTAAATTTATGATTGTGCATCAAATGGAGGGGGTGTGCTTGCAGCTTCAGCTACATAAAGTGATCTGGGATCCGGAAAAGAGAGGAGTATAA
- the queD gene encoding 6-carboxytetrahydropterin synthase QueD, protein MYMLKVENSFDSAHFLAGHPGKCRNIHGHSWRVVVEIESETLADEGEARGMIVDFSQLKADLKQLTDDYDHALLVEDGTLRKSTLEHLIQDGFRVIEVPFRTTAENFARCFYEALTGKGYQMTRVSVFETPANCAVYEGRW, encoded by the coding sequence ATGTACATGTTGAAGGTGGAAAACAGTTTTGACAGCGCGCACTTTCTGGCAGGCCATCCAGGCAAGTGCCGGAACATTCATGGCCACAGCTGGCGAGTGGTTGTGGAAATTGAATCTGAAACACTCGCAGATGAAGGAGAAGCCAGGGGGATGATTGTTGATTTCAGCCAGCTGAAAGCGGATCTCAAACAGCTGACGGATGACTATGATCATGCCTTGCTTGTGGAAGACGGAACGCTGCGAAAAAGTACGCTGGAACATCTTATTCAGGACGGCTTCCGGGTCATTGAGGTGCCTTTCAGGACAACAGCCGAAAATTTTGCCAGGTGCTTTTACGAGGCTTTGACGGGTAAAGGATATCAAATGACCAGGGTCAGTGTGTTTGAAACGCCCGCGAATTGCGCAGTCTACGAAGGCAGATGGTGA